CCGTATTTTATTCTTGCTACAATTCTatttgccatttatttatttatttatcttctgTATCACACCTTGTATGTAATTAAATAAAGCAATTCGTAATTGTATAACAAAATAACAGGTATTTCGGGAATTGATGTCTGGTTTTGACTAAATTATTATAGTttacatttaataattaatttgagtCTAAATATATTTAGATCGCTTTAATTGTATAAATACTACCTTACGATATAGGAAGGACTTATTGAACAAGTGTATTGTCCACAAGGGATTCCTTCTTTGGGCTGGAATGGCCTTGTATTCTTCGTGGTGGATGTCCATCAACTTCGCGTGATTCGCGCAAAATCATCCTGCCAAATGACCTCTCTAACCAGTAACGGCCCCTCGCTCCCCTAAGCATCGGGATCTTCTGCAGAAAACTGAAGCCTGCTGCACAAGTCACTCACGTAATACGAGTCCATTATTCTCCGCGGGGTTTTGGATGTCGTTTTGTGCCGTTAAATACTTTTGCTCTGCAGATAAACTAAGAGTGTTCTTTGTCTCACTCCAGACCTTTTTCAGAATGTTCCTGCCATACGGATTTACCTGCTCTGCCTTCGCCAGTATTATGGATTctagacattttgtttttaccgTCACCTTTTTGGCGTTCTTCATGCAAACTGCTGTGGAGGCTAGTTCTTGGTGGTACGTACTAATTCATATTTTCCTTCTGCTTGACACGCGCGTACGCATGCACgtagacgcacacacatgcacgcacacacacacgcacacgcacacacacacacacacacacacacttgttgtTTAACTATATAGTGTTTATACAAAACCTTTGCAATAAATTGAACTGGCACAGTGAATCGCAATATTGGATGGATGGGCAGCATCAGAATGTTTCAGTTTTCTGGGAGGAAGCCCACTGCCTAATATCGTGTGCGCTAATACCCATTTTACACAGGACTTCTCTCATTTGTACTTAACCGCATATGAAATGATATGAAAATTATGGAACATGCTGACTTGAGCATAAAGCAGATTCtatttctctttatttattttttcagcccTTGCCAGACCAAAGTTCTGAATTTTTATATTGGATATAGAATTCTGTGGTTTACACTGAATTCCCAATTATTTTCAGGCACTTCTCTGTAGCACAAGATGCTCTGTAATTTTCATCTCATGTagtgaaatgtgaaaagcaGTGTCACACTTGCTTAATTAATGTGATTATTTGAATTAATAGATATGTCATGTTAATtctgaaattcatattttttcttcatgaaattaCCTATCAAATTACTGGCCGTTTAAAATTAGTAAAGTACAATAACTTGCTGGTAAAAATATAAGTTGAGAGAGAATATTCTCTCCACAGTTGGGATATTATGCAGTCCAAAGTTTCCCAAACTACTGAATACAAGTTATATGTCTATAATGATTCACTGGAGAGGCACCGTTTATACATAAGATATTGAACTGCTCTTAACTCCATgcaacctgcacgttacatctcccttgaCTGGCGGATGTGGCACCAGCGTTGCATTTGACCatatgaccatttttcaagacacatgaccgttgaaatgcaatGTGATTCCTAGGATTCCTaggttttctatagggcgccttAATGTCCATAAGGGGACAAATGACTTAAATCCCCCTATTGATTTATAGTAGTATGCGAGTCCCTCAGaattccttccccctgttcaGGTGTGATTGATTTACTGGGTCAGTAATAAACCAGCAGAATGGGGTGTTTTCCCCCTCTGTTACCACTACATATTAGGTTACTTTCAAGTCTAATTGCGATTATCTGCAAAATTTCACTTTACAGGTCCCTGGCCATGAATCCTCTCCTGATTCCGGAGGCTTACATCATCGGAGCGCAGCCGCTGTGCAGTCAGCTGGCTGGCCTTTCCCAAGGCCAGAAGAAGCTGTGTCAGTTGTATCAGGACCACATGCAGTACATCGGGGAAGGGGCCAAGACTGGGATCAAGGAATGCCAGTATCAGTTCAGGCACCGGCGGTGGAACTGCAGCACGGTCGACAACTCCTCCGTCTTCGGCAGAGTCATGCAGATAGGTAGAGCCTGAACCTCCTCTGCCCCATTGGCCAAAAACTGTGTCCTATTAGTGCTTCTATGACATAGGCTACTATGTGCTGATTTGTGATTGTATGACAGGGGCTACTATGTGCTGATTTGGTGATTGCCTGGTGGCAGCAGGCACTTGCTGCAAAATGGATAAATAGTATCTAGTTTTATagtaaataaacacatacacgGAGATGGGTGGATGTTGCAAGGCAGTTTACTAAGTGCATTAAACGTTACTATGACAGTTTCTGGTCGTGCAGTTTAGCTCAAGAAGGCATGTATTATAGTTGCTTTTCGAGACCAAATTGGAAACACTGCCCTGTGCATTGAAAGCATACGGCCTTGTGTAGAGTTGTTCCCTTTTACAGCTGTGGTGAAATACTTTTATCATGAGGTTTGCGAATAAATCAAATGTGGGCTGCCTCAAAATGACTCACATTTGACACCGAAAAGAGAgaataattacatttgtttctaaaatGTATGCCTGCTCTGTATTTAAAGTTAATATGGGCACATTGCACTCATAGTTTCACTACAGAGGGTGCAGTGTTCCTCTGCATTTGCAAACGAAACTGCTCCACGTCACAGGTGGGGTACGAAAAATCTGACCTGCATCACAATTAGCTACAATACAATTTTCCATTTGATTACTGGACAGAATTGGGTTATAGCGTATAGTGTTTGTTTTGCCTAATTTTAAATCTCCCTACAGAGCCAACTTTTATAGTGGTCTAGTTGTAACATGTAAATATAAAACCGGAGGTAATTTAATTCCTGCAAACCTCATTACTAGTTCTGTATGTGAGGCAATTCATTCAAAAAAAAGGAGTTGCACTGCAGATTCTGATGCATGTAAGCACTTTGCTCTTTCACCCCTCTATAAACACTTGGTTACCAAAGTTCTACTGTCACGCCAGGAAGGCTAAGATCAGTGTTTGGAAACTCCAGCGTAAACACATTGTGAAGTAGAGAGAATACCATTCGATTCTAGAATAgaaattctatttttaaaaaggggAAGAATTTAGAGAAGAGTATTTGATAGAAACTCTAGCTGAgacgatttttttttttttggcgtgAATTTCTGGTGCGTATCCTGGAATCTGGAGTATCCTTCATATAAGACGGGCACTACAGTTGCCAGTGGGGTGTAGGGATAACTGCACAGCAGCGGGTGGGATGTGTGGGGAAGATGTTGACCAGCAATCTGAGGACAGCTCATCTGTGGACAGCTGTGCTATTAGGCCATTTCCTTTGATGTATTTGAAGCTGTAAAAAGTAATAACCTTTCTCCCCCTTGGCTGACATCGTACCTCAGCTTTCTCGTCTGGATGCGATTCAGGCCTtctgttattttcatttataacaTGGGTTCTAGAAAACCATCCGTTGTTTCATGGAtccgtttatttatttcaatttttcatACTCGCCCATGTTGCCTTTCGCAGGCATGCTGGAATGCCAATTGTGCTTTTCGTCCTGAGTGGTTCCTTTTAGCTAGGGCAGTAGGTAAAGATTCTCTGGAACAGCTAGGGTGTGAATCTGGCTTCTGTTGATGGCAAAATATTATATGTTTTGAAGATCATCCAGCAACCTGCTTTATCATCTGTTCATTCACTGAGGAATGACTGTACAGACCACCATTACTCATACTGCATTTTGTAATaagtatattttgaaatatattgttatcattgcTGTTACTTTCATAGATTCACTTCCATTTACTGGTTTATTGATTTCCTCATTGAGGAAGCTGCCCTTTGAGTATGTAACCGTGATGTAATGTTCGGCCCTTGTTCCCCCAGGCAGCCGCGAGACTGCTTTCACGTACGCCATCAGCGCAGCGGGAGTGGTGAACGCAGTGAGCCGGgcctgcagagagggggagcTCTCGTCCTGTGGGTGCAGCAGGGCAGCCAGGCCCAAAGACCTGCCCAGGGACTGGCTGTGGGGCGGCTGCGGGGACAACCTCAACTACGGCTATCGCTTCTCCAAGGAGTTCGTGGACGCGCGGGAGCGCGAGAAGACCTATCAGAAGGGCACGTACGATAGCGCGCGGCTACTGATGAATCTGCACAACAATGAAGCCGGGCGCAGGGTAAGGGCTCGCTCTCTTTCAACAGTTTgatttcagtgtgtttgtgtcttacGTATGTTGGTGGAATCATTTCTCCTTCAGCTTTTATAACAGTGAACAGTTTCTCTATGAAGATCCATCCACAGTTCCTCCCCTGGATTTCTTACCTATTGTAGATTTTTTTATGCCTGACCTTTAAATATTTGCCCGGCACATTTGCTTTATCTGATCACTGTAGAGATTATTTTCAGTGCCGTAGGTTACTCAAGAAAATACTGGCGAATGTACTGCAAGAAGGATGTCACAACAGCATGATTCAGACAGTCAGTATCGCCCAGCAAGCCTGAGACTGGTTGGTAACGAAGGTGTGTGCTTTGTTCTCCAGACGGTTTCGGACCTGGCTCACGTCTCCTGCAAGTGTCACGGCGTCTCCGGGTCCTGCAGCCTGAAGACCTGCTGGCTCCAGCTGGCGGACTTCCGCAAGGTGGGCGACGCGCTGAAGGAGAAGTACGACAGCGCCGCGTCCATGAAACTCAACTCCCGCGGCAAGTTGGTCCAGGTCAACAACAAGTTCAACACCCCCACCAGCTACGACCTCATCTACATCGACCAGAGCCCGGACTACTGCGTGCGCAACGACAGCACCGGCTCGCTGGGGACTATGGGACGGCTCTGCAACAAGACCTCCGAGGGCATGGACGGCTGTGAGCTGATGTGCTGTGGCCGGGGGTACGACCAGTACAAAGCCCAGGTGGTGGAGAGGTGCCACTGCAAGTTTCACTGGTGCTGCTACGTCAAATGCAAGAGATGCACAAAAACCGTGGACCAGTTTGTCTGCAAATAACAGAtctaagagagaaaaaaaagaaaaaaaactatataaattatatttatagagTTAAACAATTATACCATTGCAGAAGACTGACACTTTTCCAAGTAATAGGTACAAAAATCTAATGTCTGCAGAAACTGAGAATATcattggaaatatttatttacatagagatttttttttctgacttgCAAGCGGATTTTTAACATAGTATAAGTGCATAGACCAATGACATAGGTTTTAGGGTGAGTTCCATAATATATGAATCAAAATGTTTAGCATGAGAAAGATCTGGAGGTGCATACTTTGTAAGTTTGGTATTCTGCAGAAGTTTCTGTGAATTTGGGGATCTGTGATGGGAAATATGCAggaacaaattaatatttttttgtatttaagtaTTGTTGACATTTACCAAAACTTCCCCGATACAGTACATCTCAcctccacacatgcatacactgtACATTAGGTCCCAATATActgctttgttcatttttagtCTGTGGTCAGGGATTCTAAGGTGCCAATAATATGCTCTTGCGTGAGTTGGATTTAGGAACTAGAGCAGTGTTACTAAGCGTCTTGTGTTTTAGTTGTGTTTGAAAAGTCCATGCTTGGAGAAGTTCTACATTCAGAGGTGTTGTGGGGCTTTTTGTAACAACAGACTTACCCGTTACATGTGACCTGTCCTCCAAGGATTGATTAAGTTCCCCCGAAAAGTAAAGCCTTATGCACTTTTATAAAAATGGtaacaaactttttttaatgacagaTCATCAGCAGTAATATAACCTATTTTATTCTACTCTTTTCCATATACACACAGGTATCCACTACTCGTATAAGATCATACTTAAAAAGGTTTGAATATATATGGGCAATGTCTTGGTTTTGTTGGTGAAATATCCCATGTTCTGTATATACTACGTCTATGCAACTGATGATtaaattgtatgtatttattttcaaccTCTCTGTTAAACCGTTTAAAGACAAAACATTGCTTTATTTCCTCCCTGTTTACctgtttaaaataatacaatattttgagaaatgTTATTTGCAGGTGCCACTGTGCATGCATTTGAACACTGGTGTTTCATGTTATTGTTTGAACTGGGCAACATGATAAGCTCTGGATATATATGTTATTTGAAATTTGGTTTCCACTctgggtttttgtttgtttatggtaTATAAAGGGAATCCGTCTTCGTCACACATTGTCAGTTATTGTACACCTTCAGCACCTGCAAAAACATGCCTTTATCCGTGACGGTAAAATGTCTC
Above is a genomic segment from Conger conger chromosome 10, fConCon1.1, whole genome shotgun sequence containing:
- the wnt5a gene encoding protein Wnt-5a translates to MFLPYGFTCSAFASIMDSRHFVFTVTFLAFFMQTAVEASSWWSLAMNPLLIPEAYIIGAQPLCSQLAGLSQGQKKLCQLYQDHMQYIGEGAKTGIKECQYQFRHRRWNCSTVDNSSVFGRVMQIGSRETAFTYAISAAGVVNAVSRACREGELSSCGCSRAARPKDLPRDWLWGGCGDNLNYGYRFSKEFVDAREREKTYQKGTYDSARLLMNLHNNEAGRRTVSDLAHVSCKCHGVSGSCSLKTCWLQLADFRKVGDALKEKYDSAASMKLNSRGKLVQVNNKFNTPTSYDLIYIDQSPDYCVRNDSTGSLGTMGRLCNKTSEGMDGCELMCCGRGYDQYKAQVVERCHCKFHWCCYVKCKRCTKTVDQFVCK